A single Anopheles arabiensis isolate DONGOLA chromosome 2, AaraD3, whole genome shotgun sequence DNA region contains:
- the LOC120895298 gene encoding tRNA (cytosine(34)-C(5))-methyltransferase, with translation MGKPKHMTNKQNPFAKKKRNNKEKAAEPPVRRDKPYESIVLENESFETYYKHQQICGNDAEWDQFMAHMRRNLPVTFRITGSKAQAQLLLKLIKEDFFEEYFRAVKELRKEEPDALVEPPRCLEWYPREMAWQLELSRKDIRRSEPLFKLHNFLISETSSGYISRQEAVSMIPPLVLGVEPHHKVLDMCAAPGSKTAQLIESLHAGDGGTIPSGFVMANDVDNNRCYMLVHQAKRLNSPCFVVTNGDSSTFPSMQYTKDDGTVSPLKFDRVLCDVPCSGDGTLRKNADIWNKWNLAQASNLHGLQYRILKRGAELLEVGGKLVYSTCSLNPIENEAVLHHLLKESDDSLEIVECSGALPTLKYSTGLTYWEPASKDLTFYKSFEEVPESQRTVLRPGMFPPPKEEAVNRYHLDRCLRILPHQQNTGGFFVALLEKKKALPWETVTAVVGADGQESSETAIVEPPQKKTKYMRGFKEDPFVFFDEKEEVFDSLNKFFQLSADFEPRNLLTRCKVGKKKNVYFCSSIVRDIVQLNEKRIKMINLGVKSFVRCATRNIECDFRLASEGLANVNAYIGSQRRVMVQKQDLIALLSCTDPTRPPEISSLTAETQKNLQGVASGSCVLECMVEDVKLATVGWKGAMSLRAYVDQYDTVHMLRLLGGDLTKFEKNKFQDKRDAVEAQEDDEQEANDDMAADDAESAAVQEESNE, from the exons ATGGGCAAACCAAAACACATGACGAACAAACAGAACCCGTTTGCGAAGAAGAAACGTAACAACAAGGAAAAG GCCGCTGAACCTCCGGTGCGTCGTGACAAGCCGTACGAAAGCATCGTGCTGGAGAATGAATCGTTCGAGACATACTACAAGCACCAGCAGATCTGCGGCAACGATGCCGAGTGGGACCAGTTTATGGCGCACATGCGAAGAAACCTTCCGGTAACGTTCCGTATCACCGGCTCGAAGGCACAggcccagctgctgctgaagctgatCAAGGAAGACTTCTTCGAAGAGTACTTCCGGGCGGTGAAGGAGCTGCGCAAGGAAGAGCCGGACGCGCTGGTTGAACCGCCCCGCTGCCTCGAGTGGTATCCGCGGGAAATGGCCTGGCAGCTGGAGCTGTCGCGCAAAGACATTCGCCGGTCCGAGCCACTGTTCAAGCTGCACAACTTTCTCATCTCGGAAACGAGCTCGGGCTACATCAGCCGGCAGGAGGCGGTCTCGATGATACCGCCGCTAGTGCTGGGCGTGGAGCCGCACCACAAGGTGTTGGACATGTGTGCGGCACCCGGTTCGAAGACGGCACAGCTGATCGAGTCGCTACACGCCGGCGACGGTGGCACCATACCGTCCGGGTTCGTCATGGCGAACGATGTGGACAACAACCGGTGCTACATGCTGGTGCACCAGGCGAAGCGTCTCAACTCGCCGTGCTTTGTGGTAACGAACGGGGACAGCTCGACCTTTCCCTCGATGCAGTACACGAAGGACGACGGTACGGTGTCGCCGCTGAAGTTCGATCGGGTGCTCTGCGACGTGCCCTGCTCGGGCGATGGAACGCTGCGGAAAAACGCCGACATCTGGAACAAGTGGAACCTGGCCCAGGCGTCCAATCTGCACGGGCTGCAGTACCGCATACTGAAGCGCGGGGCCGAGCTGCTCGAGGTAGGCGGCAAGCTCGTCTACTCGACCTGCTCGCTGAACCCGATCGAGAACGAGGCCGTCCTGCACCATCTGCTGAAGGAGTCGGACGATTCGCTGGAGATTGTCGAGTGCAGTGGTGCGCTGCCGACACTCAAGTATTCCACCGGTCTAACCTACTGGGAGCCGGCGTCGAAAGATTTAACGTTCTACAAATCGTTCGAGGAGGTGCCCGAATCGCAGCGAACCGTTCTGCGGCCCGGCATGTTTCCACCGCCGAAAGAGGAAGCCGTGAACAGGTATCATCTCGATCGCTGCCTGCGCATCTtgccgcaccagcaaaacaCGGGCGGCTTCTTTGTGGCGCTGctcgagaaaaagaaagcccTGCCCTGGGAAACGGTCACGGCGGTGGTGGGGGCGGACGGACAGGAATCGTCCGAAACTGCCATCGTGGAACCGCCGCAGAAGAAAACGAAGTACATGCGTGGGTTCAAGGAAGATCCGTTCGTGTTTTTCGACGAGAAGGAGGAGGTGTTCGACTCGCTCAACAAGTTCTTCCAGCTTAGTGCAG ACTTTGAGCCGCGCAATCTACTTACGCGATGCAAGGTGggtaagaagaaaaatgtgtACTTCTGCTCGAGCATTGTGCGCGATATCGTGCAGCTGAACGAGAAGCGCATAAAGATGATCAATCTCGGCGTGAAGTCGTTCGTACGCTGCGCCACACGTAACATCGAGTGCGACTTTCGGCTCGCCAGTGAAGGGCTGGCCAATGTAAATGCGTACATTGGCAGTCAGCGTCGCGTGATGGTGCAGAAGCAGGATTTAATCGCGCTGCTGTCATGCACCGACCCTACCAGACCGCCCGAAATTTCCTCCCTCACTGCTGAAACGCAGAAGAACCTTCAGGGTGTTG CGTCCGGCAGCTGCGTACTCGAATGTATGGTAGAGGATGTAAAACTAGCCACGGTCGGATGGAAGGGAGCGATGAGCCTGAGGGCGTATGTTGATCAGTACGATACGGTGCACATGCTCCGGCTGCTCGGTGGAGATCTTACGAAATTCG aaaaaaataaattccaagACAAACGTGACGCAGTGGAAGCCCAGGAGGACGATGAACAGGAAGCGAACGACGATATGGCTGCCGACGATGCCGAGTCAGCAGCCGTGCAGGAGGAATCTAACGAGTAG